In the Pseudomonas orientalis genome, one interval contains:
- a CDS encoding DUF6555 family protein, which translates to MSTAKIYTINYQLHGKPKSFVVRAEVMNSTEAWHWAAVDADIAHVSRIGRVGHEQVKKTTRPWAEKYGITDVSWNPPK; encoded by the coding sequence ATGAGTACCGCTAAAATCTACACCATCAACTATCAATTACACGGTAAACCCAAGTCTTTCGTCGTGCGCGCAGAGGTGATGAACAGCACCGAAGCCTGGCATTGGGCGGCTGTCGACGCCGACATCGCGCACGTCAGCCGCATCGGTCGCGTGGGGCATGAGCAGGTAAAAAAAACCACCCGGCCCTGGGCGGAAAAATACGGCATCACCGATGTGAGCTGGAACCCTCCAAAATAA
- a CDS encoding DUF6021 family protein, giving the protein MSNPPNGPRSDEHATGKDELGFDPDSPDVADPQVDPIGPAIAPLDKQKQAEKKPPYDPLGDLKK; this is encoded by the coding sequence ATGAGCAATCCCCCGAACGGCCCGCGTTCCGACGAACACGCCACTGGCAAGGATGAACTGGGATTCGATCCCGATTCGCCGGATGTGGCTGACCCGCAGGTCGATCCCATTGGCCCGGCCATTGCGCCGCTGGACAAGCAAAAGCAAGCGGAAAAAAAGCCGCCCTACGATCCGTTGGGCGACTTGAAGAAGTGA
- a CDS encoding outer membrane beta-barrel protein yields MSKLFGKFLKNASWLALVATPTVALAAPSTDPISTFGILGSYNDFKLEGGSESDKDHMPEAGLFYNFGNKLTAESGFIYQAGIEAKYGEKSDNKLKEGQADLDLGWRAALDARNFVDVIVGGGYTWTRYEPDTNGYDLKLTNKSPFAKAALGYNHQFDDMTLRVEAGARHTIDGRAKLKVDGVGSDSVDLKDRTNPYAEVSLLMNQKGNLPVMAGLYYTRTEYKLDDDSYVADNTKLKRDEYGFKVGIAF; encoded by the coding sequence ATGTCCAAACTATTCGGAAAATTCCTCAAGAACGCCTCGTGGCTGGCCCTGGTGGCGACGCCAACCGTGGCGTTGGCGGCACCGTCGACCGACCCGATTTCCACCTTCGGGATCCTCGGCAGCTATAACGACTTCAAACTCGAAGGCGGTAGCGAAAGCGACAAGGACCACATGCCCGAGGCGGGCCTGTTCTACAACTTCGGCAACAAGCTCACCGCTGAATCCGGCTTCATCTACCAGGCCGGTATCGAAGCCAAGTACGGTGAGAAAAGCGATAACAAGCTCAAGGAAGGCCAGGCCGACCTCGACCTCGGCTGGCGTGCCGCGCTGGATGCGCGCAACTTCGTCGACGTGATTGTCGGCGGTGGCTACACCTGGACCCGCTACGAGCCGGACACCAATGGCTACGACCTGAAGCTCACCAACAAGTCGCCGTTCGCCAAGGCCGCCCTGGGCTACAACCACCAGTTCGATGACATGACCCTGCGCGTTGAAGCCGGCGCCCGTCATACCATCGATGGCCGCGCCAAACTCAAAGTGGACGGCGTCGGCAGCGACAGCGTGGACCTCAAGGACCGCACCAACCCTTACGCCGAAGTCAGCCTGTTGATGAACCAGAAGGGCAACCTGCCGGTGATGGCGGGCCTGTACTACACCCGTACCGAGTACAAGCTCGATGACGACTCCTATGTAGCCGACAACACCAAGCTCAAGCGTGACGAGTATGGATTCAAGGTCGGTATCGCGTTCTGA
- a CDS encoding DUF3087 family protein — protein MFELKTCDPALYRKQTRRSTLIIAVVFLTLAMLLSSLAVMLFGEPGGDNFRFNVGGVFAGVLITVGLVRGPFWRQPWLAPAVYGWQLKRSLMSVTNVMHKVSEQVQAGDPNAIKVLRFYHLALTQMHALDANSSAQAQLVGEVEAHKARMQALGIDTDQTHLDPAWLESLENR, from the coding sequence ATGTTCGAACTCAAAACCTGTGACCCCGCTCTCTATCGAAAACAAACCCGCCGCAGCACGCTGATTATCGCCGTGGTATTCCTGACCCTGGCCATGTTGCTGTCGAGCCTGGCGGTGATGCTGTTCGGTGAGCCTGGCGGGGACAACTTTCGCTTCAATGTCGGCGGTGTATTTGCCGGGGTGTTGATCACTGTCGGGTTGGTGCGCGGCCCTTTCTGGCGCCAGCCCTGGCTCGCACCGGCGGTCTACGGCTGGCAGCTCAAGCGCAGCCTGATGAGCGTGACCAATGTGATGCACAAGGTCAGCGAACAGGTGCAGGCCGGTGACCCGAACGCTATCAAAGTGTTGCGCTTCTACCACTTGGCGCTGACACAGATGCATGCCCTGGATGCCAACTCCAGCGCCCAGGCGCAACTGGTCGGTGAGGTCGAGGCACACAAGGCCAGGATGCAGGCGTTGGGGATTGATACCGACCAAACCCACCTCGATCCGGCTTGGCTGGAGAGCCTTGAAAACCGGTGA